The Streptomyces sp. TLI_105 DNA segment CCTCGCAGAGCTTCAGGAGAAGGACCCCGGCGTGGCCCTCACCCACCTCCAGCGCGAGGTGGAGAACCGGCCCTCCCTCGCCCAGCACTGCTTCTCCATCGCCCGCGCCCTCGGCCGCGCCGCCGTCGAGCACTACGGCCCCTCGCGCGCCCAGTCCTTCTCCCGACCGGTCTGCGACACCTCGTACGCGACCGGCGTGATGCGCGCGAGCTGAACGCCCGCGAGCTGACCGGCCGAGCACGTACGGGGCCCCTATCGTTCCCCGTATGCACATCACTCCGACGCAGGCCGTGGTCCTGGCGGGCGGCCAGGGCTCACGGCTCCGCCCGTACACCGACGACCGCCCCAAGCCGATGGTCGAGATCCCGGGCACCGGGACCCCGATCATCGGCCATCAGCTTTCCTGGCTGGCCGCCGAGGGCGTGACGGACGCCGTCGTCTCCTGCGGCCACCTCGCCGAGGTGCTCCAGGAGTGGCTGGCCTCCGCGAACCTGCCGCTGAGGGTGACGACGGTCGTCGAGACCGAACCCCTCGGCCGCGGCGGCGGCCTCAAGTACGCCGCCGCGCACCTGCCCGCCCCGGACCAGCCCTGGTACGCCACCAACGGCGACATCTGGACCCGCTTCTCGCTGCGCGAGATGGCCGCCTTCCACACGGAACGGGACGCCCTCGCGACGCTCGCCCTGGCCCGCCCCCGGATCCCGTGGGGCGCCGTCGAGACCGACACCTTCGGGAACATCACCGACTTCATCGAGGCGCCGCCCTCGCCGTTCCTGATCAACGCGGGCGTGTACGTCTTCTCCGCGGCCTTCACCGAGCTCCTCCCCGACGTCGGCGACCACGAGCGGGCCACCTTCCCCCGCCTCGCCCGCGAGCGCCGCCTGGCGGGCTTCCCGCTGCCCCACGGCGCGTACTGGAGGGCCATCGACACCGCCAAGGACCTGACGGAGGCGGCCAAGGAACTGGCCGCCCAGAAGGCCTGACCGACGGGCACACGAGAAGGTCGGCACCGCGTCCCCGGCGGTGCCGACCTTCTCTCTCGCGTACGTCGGCCGCGTACGTCGGCCGCGTACGTCAGCCCAGCAGGCCGCCGATCGGGTTCCGCGCGCCGCCCGTCGTCGAGCCGCTCTCGGACGGGGTGCTGGTCGAGCCCGTCGAACCGCCGCTCGTCGTGCCGCCGGTGGCGCCGGCCGGGCTGTCGCTGGTGGTCGGCGGGGGCGCGGGCTCGGACTTCGTGGGCGTACGGCTGGTGGCGCCGCCGGTGCTCGTGCCCTGGGTGGCGGTCGGGCGCTGCTCCTGGGTGCGGGTGGACTCGCGGGTCGTCTCGGTGGGCCGGGCGGCCTCCTCGGTCTCCTCGCTCCGCGCGGGCGCCTCGCTGGTCGCGGTGGCGGGCTCGGGCGCGGTGGAGGCGGCCTTCGAGGGGGCGCTGCGCGTGGGCTCCTGGGGGAGCGGCTGGCCGGGGAGGTGGTTGATCGGGTCGTCGTTGGGGCCCGGGACGGTGACCATCTCGGTGGAGCGGACGGCGCCGCCGAGGACGGAGCCGACGAGGAGGGTGAGGCCGACGACGACGGCCGCGAGGAGGGTGCTGCGGCGGGTGACGCGGCGGCGGAGGTCCCAGAGTTCGGCGCGGGGGCCGAGGGTGCGCCAGGCCTCGCCGGCGAGGCGGCCGTCGAGGGAGTAGACGGGGGCGCCGGCGATGATCAGCGGGGACCAGGCGGCCAGGTAGATGATGTCGGCGGAGTCGTAGACCGGGACGGTCTTCCAGCTGACGGTCAGGAGGAGGGCGGCGGAGAGCAGGCCGCCGACGACGGCGGCGACGCGCTGCCAGAGCCCGAGGACCGTGAGGACGCCGACGACGACCTGGAGGAAGGCGACGGTGAGTCCGGCGCCGACGGGGTGCTGGAGGGCGAAGTCGCGCAGCGGTTCGGCGAGCGCCCAGGGGTGCAGGGAGTTGAGCCACTTCACCATGGAGCCGCGCTCGCCGCCGTCGAAGTAGACGGGGTCGCAGAGCTTGCCCATGCCCGCGTAGATGGAGATGAAGCCGAGGAAGACGCGGAGCGGGAGGAGGACGACACCGAGGTTCATCCGGCGCCCGGGGTAGTAGGCGTGCCGGACGTTGTCCTGTCCGTGGCGCTGCGCGGTCCGGCCGCCCGGCTCGTCGTGCTCGTACGGCTCGGCGGGCTCGGGCCCGAGGTCGTACAGCTCGTCGTAGGCGCCCTCGGCGCGGCGCATCGGCGGCAGCAGGGGCGCGGCTCCGGCGGGCACCACGGGGGTGGGCATGGTGGTGTCGATGCGCGGGATGGCCTGGGTGTCCCCGACACCGTGGCCGCCGTGGCCGACGCCGGGTTCGAGGGTGGAGACGGACGACTCGCGCACGGCCTGGAGGAGGCCGGTCGCGCCCGGCGTGGACTTCCCGGTCCACACGACGGGGCGACGGCGCGGGCCGGCCGCGCCCACTCCGGACAGGGCGGCGGTACGGGCCGCGAACTTCGGCTGCGGGGCCGGCGCGAGCCGCACACGGAAGCTGGCGTGGTTCACGATCACCTGGGCGGGATCGGAATCCACCTTGACCATGCTCAGCGCGGGCTGATCGTCGAACCCCGGCCGGGGCGTTCTGGTGTCCACACTCATCTAACCGAGTGATCTGGGTTTAGGACACTGCCTTGACGGCTCGCAAATGTCCGAGACCCGTCAAGATCGTCGGCGGAAGGGGAACCATCGTTCGATGACCGTTCGTCAATCTTTCTTGGAGTCACAAGAGTTGACCCGGACCACGCACGAGGGAGCGCAGCCATGACCGATCCCGTCCCGCGACCGGCGACCGAGCAGAGCCCCGACACCGCGCGGGGCCGCGTGCCCGAGCCGAGGCCCCCCCGGGACTCCGAGCCGCCCCGGCCCCCCGAGGGCCCCGGGCCCTCCCCCGCCGGGACCCCGGACCGTCCCGAGCGGGACCCCCGCCGGCTCGTCTTCGGCGATCTCGACGACTACCCGGTGATGGCGCAGGCCCTCGACAACCAGTGGCTGCCCGCCCCTCTCGCGAGCGCCCGCCAGCATGCCTCCGCGCCCGCCCGGCCGCCCGTGGAAGCGGTCGAAGCGGCCTCCGCCGAGCTGCGCCGCTCGCTCGTGAACAGCGGCACCCTGGTGGTCAACCGGGCCTTCTTCCTCAACAACGAGGCGCTGTACTCCAATTACCTGCCGTCCGCCGATCCCGTGGAGCGGGACGCCTTCGTCCGGCTCCTGAACGACCGCGTGATCGTCCCGTACCTGTACACGGAACGGGACGCCGCCTCGGACTTCTCCTGGGCCCACGACCGGGCCGTCGGCCACGCCTGGCGCAGGCTGGTGACGGAGGAGGCCGACCCGGCCCTCGTCCGCTTCGACTGGGACGACGAGTCGAACCGCGGCAAGGCCGGGCAGATCGGCAACTTCTTCTCCTCGCACCTCTCCCTCCTGCGCCGTCTGCGGGCGAAGCAGCTCGCCCAGGACCTCGGCATCCCGGAGGAGCTGGCCAGGTCGATGCGCGAGGGCGTCCTGAAGGACATGTACTTCTGGGCCGGTGAGCAGGACAACGACCGGGACATCACCCGGAACGCGGTCTACGAGCGGTTCATCACCCGGCCGGGGACCGATCCGTACCAGAACCTGCTGCGGGACGGCGATCACGTCGTCCCCACCAAGCAGCTGGTGGACCTGCTCTACAGCCTGGGCGTGCCCCGGGCGGGCGGGGTGATCCCGCTGACCCCGCCGGACTCCCCGCCCCGCTCGACGCTCCAGGAGCTGCGTACGGACCTGCGGCCCCGCGACGACGACCCGGAGGCGATCGGCCGGCTGCTGCGGGATCTGTTCGCGGACGTCCTGCACCGGGCGGTCGACGGCCCGAACTCGTACGCCGGGCTCTCCCTCGCCGACATCGGCCGGCTGCGGCGGGAGGAGGAGTGGCGGGCGTACGTGGACTCCCTCGACTCCTTCGTCCGGGGCGGCGCCTTCGACCACGGCCGGCTCCCGTCCCCGGAGGAGTTCGCCGCGGGCACCTCCGAGGTGGCGCGGCGGCACGCCCGGATGCTGAAGGCCGCGCGGGCGACGAGCAGCGCCGCCGGCGGCGGCTACACCCGGGACATCGTCACGGCCCTGGTCGTCGAGGCCGGTGGGGTCGCCCTGCAGATCACGAGCGGCGAGGAGGTGTCGCTGATGGCGGGGGTGGTACAGGGTCTGACCGCGGCCGCCGGGGCGCTGACGATCCGGCTCGAGTTCTTCGACCGGGGAGCGAAGGGCCGGCGCGGAGGCCTCGGGCACTCGCTGACATTGCCGACGCTGCGACTGGGCAACCTGAAGCGGGACTGGAAAGCGATCGTGGGGGCGTACGGCGGGCAGGTCGTCGAGACGGGCCTGCCGGTCGGCAGCCTCCGCCAGGCGGACCAGCAGCGTCAGCCCGACTGAGGAGAGCGGCCGGAGGGCCGGGGAAGGCAGGACCCATGAGCACGGAGCCCGCGGAACGCTACGCGCGGCTGCTCGCGGAGCGGCCGGAGCTGTTCCGCAACGAGCCGGGCGGCATCGAGATCCTCACCGCCCCGGACGCGGTCGCGGCCGCCGGCGGGGTGGTCTACCAGGATCCGTACGTGATGCTGGTGCGGGACCCGGTGCGGTTCCCCGACGGCCGGACCGGCGCGTACATCCGCGCGGTGAGCGCGACCGCCGAGCAGGGGTGCGTGGTCCTGCCGCTGCTGGACGGCGGGGTGGTGCTGATCGAGCACTACCGGCACGCCACCCGGTCCTGGCTCTGGGAGGTCCCGCGCGGCTTCGGCACGGCCGGTCTCACCGGCGAGGCGAACGCGCGGAAGGAGCTCGACGAGGAGATCGGCGCGCAGGTACGGAAGCTGGTGCCGCTCGGCGAGGTGCATCCGGACTCGGGGCTGACCGGGGACCGGGTGCTGCTGTTCGCTGCGTACGTCGACGGGATCGGGCGGCTCGCGGTGGGCGAGGGCATCCGGGAGGCGCGCACGGTGCCGTTCGCGGAGGCGGAGGCCATGATCGCCGACGGGCGGATCACGGACGGCTTCACGATCGCCGTCCTGACCCGCGCCCGGCTGGCCGGCCTGACGGGCTGAGCCGCCCGTCAGGCCGTACGGCGAGGCCCGTGTCAGCCCATGCGGCGGCGGGCCGCCTCGTAGAGGACGACGCCGGCGGCGACACCGGCGTTGAGCGACTCGGCGCCGCCCGGCATCGGGATGCGGACGAGGAAGTCGCAGGTCTCGCCGACGAGGCGGGAGAGGCCCTTGCCCTCGGAGCCGACGACGATGACGACCGGGCCGCCCAGCTCCTCCAGCTCGTGGACCTCGCGGTCGCCGTCGGCGGCGAGGCCGACGACCGTGACGCCGGCCTTCTGGTACGCCTCCAGGCAGCGGGTCAGGTTGGTGGCGCGGGCGACCGGGGTGCGGGCGGCGGTGCCGGCCGAGGTCTTCCAGGCGCCGGCGGTCATGCCGGCGGCGCGCCGCTCGGGGACGACGACGCCGTGGCCGCCGAAGGCGGAGACCGAGCGGACGACGGCGCCGAGGTTGCGCGGGTCGGTGACGCCGTCGAGGGCGACGATCAGCGGGTCGTCGTGGTCGTCGAAGGCGGCCGCGACCAGGTCCTCGGGGTGCGCGTACTCGTACGGCGGGACCTGGAGGACGAGGCCCTGGTGGTTGAGCCCGTTCGTCATCCGGTCGAGCTCGGGGCGCGGCGCCTCCATGATGTGGATGTTGCCGCGGCCGGTGGCGAGGTTCAGGGCCTCGCGCACGCGCTCGTCGTTGTCGATGAACTGCTGCACGTACAGCGTCGTGGCGGGCACGCCGTCGCGCAGGGCCTCGAAGACCGGGTTGCGGCCGACGACCATCTCGGACAGTCCCTTGCCGCCGCGGCGGGCGACGGGCTTGCGCTTGGCCGCCTGCCGGGCCATCGCGTTGGAGACGCGGTACGCCTTGTGGCCCTTGCGGTCCTCGGCCTTGGGCGTCGGGCCCCTGCCTTCGAGGCCCTTGCGCCGCTGGCCACCGCTGCCGACCGTCGCACCCTTCTTGTTGGACGTGCGACGGTTCCTGCGCTGGCTGTTCCCGGCCATGACTACCTGATTTCCTCTGCTGACGTACGAAGTCTGTAACTGAAGTGTGCCGCCCGGAGTCCCGAGCGGCACTTCTTCTAACGGTTGCCCAGCGTCCAGCGGGGGCCGTCGGGGCTGTCCTCGATGGCGAGGCCGGACTGGGCCAGCTGGTCGCGGATCGCGTCCGCGGTCGCCCAGTCCTTGCGCTCGCGCGCCGACTCGCGCTGCTGGAGCACGAGGCGCACGAGGGTGTCGACGACGCCGTGGAGCTCCTCGCCGCCGCCGGACTCCTCGGCCCAGTGCGGGTCGAGCGGGTCCAGGCCGAGGACGCCGAGCATGGCACGGACCTCGGCGAGGCGGGCGATGGCCTCGTCCTTGTCGTCCGCGGCGAGGGCGCTGTTGCCCTGGCGGACGGTGGTGTGGATGATCGCGAGCGCGTGCGGCACGCCCAGGTCGTCGTCCATGGCCTCGGCGAAGGCCGGCGGCACCTCGTCGGCGGGGGCGACGGTCGTCCCGGCCTTCTCGGTGGCGCGCTGGACGAAGCCCTCGATGCGGGCGAACGCCGACTCGGCCTCGCGCAGGGACTCCTCGCTGTACTCGATCATCGAGCGGTAGTGCGGGGTGCCCAGGTAGTAGCGCAGGACGATGGGGCGCCAGTTCTTCACCATCTCGGACACCAGCACGCTGTTGCCGAGCGACTTCGACATCTTCTCGCCGCTCATGGTGACCCAGGCGTTGTGCACCCAGTACCGGGCGAACTCGTCGCCGAAGGCCTTGGCCTGGGCGATCTCGTTCTCGTGGTGCGGGAAGATCAGGTCGAGGCCGCCGCCGTGGATGTCGAAGGCGGACCCCAGGTACTTGTGGGCCATGGCCGAGCACTCCAGGTGCCAGCCGGGGCGGCCGCGGCCCCACGGGGTCTCCCAGTCGGGCTCGCCCGGCTTGGTCGCCTTCCACATGGCGAAGTCCCGCGGGTCGCGCTTGCCGGAGACGCCCTCGTCGGGCTGACGGAGGTCGTCGATGTCCTGGTTGGACAGCTCCAGGTACCCCGGGAAGGAGCGCACGTCGAAGTAGACGCTGCCGTCCGCCTCGTAGGCGTGGCCGCGCTCGATCAGACCCCGCATCATCTCGATCATCTCGGGGACGTGACCGGTGGCGCGGGGCTCGTAGGTCGGCGGGAGGCAACCGAGGGCCTCGTAACCGGCGTTGAACGCGCGCTCGTTCTCGTAGCCGATGGACCACCAGGGGCGGCCCTGCTCGGCGCCCTTCCTGATGATCTTGTCGTCGATGTCGGTGACGTTGCGGATGAACGTGACGTCGTAACCGCGGTACGCGAACCAGCGGCGCATGATGTCGAAGTTCAGCCCCGACCGGATGTGGCCGATGTGCGGGGCCGCCTGCACGGTGGCACCACAGAGGTAGATCGAGACGGAGCCCGGCGTGAGCGGGGTGAAGTCACGGATCTGCCGGGCGCTGGTGTCGTACAGGCGAATGGTCACCACTCCAGGGTAGTGGGCGTG contains these protein-coding regions:
- a CDS encoding nucleotidyltransferase family protein; the protein is MHITPTQAVVLAGGQGSRLRPYTDDRPKPMVEIPGTGTPIIGHQLSWLAAEGVTDAVVSCGHLAEVLQEWLASANLPLRVTTVVETEPLGRGGGLKYAAAHLPAPDQPWYATNGDIWTRFSLREMAAFHTERDALATLALARPRIPWGAVETDTFGNITDFIEAPPSPFLINAGVYVFSAAFTELLPDVGDHERATFPRLARERRLAGFPLPHGAYWRAIDTAKDLTEAAKELAAQKA
- a CDS encoding NUDIX hydrolase; its protein translation is MSTEPAERYARLLAERPELFRNEPGGIEILTAPDAVAAAGGVVYQDPYVMLVRDPVRFPDGRTGAYIRAVSATAEQGCVVLPLLDGGVVLIEHYRHATRSWLWEVPRGFGTAGLTGEANARKELDEEIGAQVRKLVPLGEVHPDSGLTGDRVLLFAAYVDGIGRLAVGEGIREARTVPFAEAEAMIADGRITDGFTIAVLTRARLAGLTG
- the cysS gene encoding cysteine--tRNA ligase, which produces MTIRLYDTSARQIRDFTPLTPGSVSIYLCGATVQAAPHIGHIRSGLNFDIMRRWFAYRGYDVTFIRNVTDIDDKIIRKGAEQGRPWWSIGYENERAFNAGYEALGCLPPTYEPRATGHVPEMIEMMRGLIERGHAYEADGSVYFDVRSFPGYLELSNQDIDDLRQPDEGVSGKRDPRDFAMWKATKPGEPDWETPWGRGRPGWHLECSAMAHKYLGSAFDIHGGGLDLIFPHHENEIAQAKAFGDEFARYWVHNAWVTMSGEKMSKSLGNSVLVSEMVKNWRPIVLRYYLGTPHYRSMIEYSEESLREAESAFARIEGFVQRATEKAGTTVAPADEVPPAFAEAMDDDLGVPHALAIIHTTVRQGNSALAADDKDEAIARLAEVRAMLGVLGLDPLDPHWAEESGGGEELHGVVDTLVRLVLQQRESARERKDWATADAIRDQLAQSGLAIEDSPDGPRWTLGNR
- the rlmB gene encoding 23S rRNA (guanosine(2251)-2'-O)-methyltransferase RlmB, with amino-acid sequence MAGNSQRRNRRTSNKKGATVGSGGQRRKGLEGRGPTPKAEDRKGHKAYRVSNAMARQAAKRKPVARRGGKGLSEMVVGRNPVFEALRDGVPATTLYVQQFIDNDERVREALNLATGRGNIHIMEAPRPELDRMTNGLNHQGLVLQVPPYEYAHPEDLVAAAFDDHDDPLIVALDGVTDPRNLGAVVRSVSAFGGHGVVVPERRAAGMTAGAWKTSAGTAARTPVARATNLTRCLEAYQKAGVTVVGLAADGDREVHELEELGGPVVIVVGSEGKGLSRLVGETCDFLVRIPMPGGAESLNAGVAAGVVLYEAARRRMG
- a CDS encoding DoxX family membrane protein, whose translation is MSVDTRTPRPGFDDQPALSMVKVDSDPAQVIVNHASFRVRLAPAPQPKFAARTAALSGVGAAGPRRRPVVWTGKSTPGATGLLQAVRESSVSTLEPGVGHGGHGVGDTQAIPRIDTTMPTPVVPAGAAPLLPPMRRAEGAYDELYDLGPEPAEPYEHDEPGGRTAQRHGQDNVRHAYYPGRRMNLGVVLLPLRVFLGFISIYAGMGKLCDPVYFDGGERGSMVKWLNSLHPWALAEPLRDFALQHPVGAGLTVAFLQVVVGVLTVLGLWQRVAAVVGGLLSAALLLTVSWKTVPVYDSADIIYLAAWSPLIIAGAPVYSLDGRLAGEAWRTLGPRAELWDLRRRVTRRSTLLAAVVVGLTLLVGSVLGGAVRSTEMVTVPGPNDDPINHLPGQPLPQEPTRSAPSKAASTAPEPATATSEAPARSEETEEAARPTETTRESTRTQEQRPTATQGTSTGGATSRTPTKSEPAPPPTTSDSPAGATGGTTSGGSTGSTSTPSESGSTTGGARNPIGGLLG